A portion of the Achromobacter sp. MFA1 R4 genome contains these proteins:
- a CDS encoding DNA-3-methyladenine glycosylase I — MTYPYEEVFKRVELKLFELRSPNIDADVQLGKLEEFKKYGTRKLSDENYFHIMVKVVFYSGFRAETVKAKEGVILKHFPDLNTTASYGEQDIENILGDPSMIRNRRKLNACVDNARLMQKLIKQHGSFRDYLYSFGALETLEDVLLLKETLEASFAFLGGITVYHFMTDAGLPVLKPDRVLTRIFQRLGLIEDEQQLLKTVLQGQKFAASTGLPIRYIDIVFVLYGQVSATAYGISEGVCLTVPRCSACDLRPSLCRYGESEKEQCVN, encoded by the coding sequence GTGACGTACCCCTATGAGGAAGTATTCAAGCGCGTTGAGCTCAAGCTGTTCGAGTTACGCTCTCCCAATATTGATGCTGATGTCCAGCTCGGCAAGCTGGAGGAGTTTAAGAAATATGGGACAAGGAAACTCTCCGACGAAAACTACTTCCATATCATGGTCAAGGTAGTGTTCTACTCGGGGTTCCGCGCTGAGACGGTAAAGGCGAAGGAGGGGGTGATTCTGAAGCATTTCCCTGACCTAAACACCACGGCGTCCTACGGTGAGCAAGATATCGAGAACATCCTTGGTGATCCTTCGATGATCCGAAACCGGCGCAAGCTCAACGCCTGTGTCGACAACGCCCGCTTGATGCAAAAACTGATTAAACAGCACGGCTCGTTTCGCGATTATCTTTATTCGTTCGGGGCGCTGGAGACGCTGGAAGACGTCCTCTTGCTGAAAGAAACTTTAGAAGCCAGTTTTGCCTTTCTCGGTGGGATCACGGTTTACCACTTCATGACCGACGCTGGCCTGCCGGTGCTCAAGCCAGATCGCGTGCTCACCCGCATCTTCCAGCGGCTTGGGCTGATCGAAGACGAGCAGCAGTTGCTCAAAACAGTGCTTCAGGGCCAAAAATTCGCGGCTTCGACAGGCCTGCCGATCCGATACATCGATATCGTGTTCGTGTTATACGGTCAAGTAAGTGCGACCGCCTACGGCATCTCCGAAGGCGTGTGCTTGACCGTGCCGCGGTGCTCGGCGTGCGATCTGAGGCCCTCGCTCTGCCGCTACGGAGAAAGCGAAAAAGAACAATGCGTTAACTGA
- a CDS encoding GNAT family N-acetyltransferase → MPHSPTVTLRRLQIADIPLVLSMESDPEVMRHSTGVKPADEARRQELLAWLDEPVTDIGHWAVEADGIAVGWVSLTPLGTTGRLQLAYRLCQPAWGRGIATRAGAQLCDYVWQRLDVPKLVAVVWPGNEASMRVLEKLGFAFVGRECHYGRETNVYVLCRPGLASG, encoded by the coding sequence ATGCCCCACTCCCCGACCGTCACCCTGCGCCGCCTCCAGATCGCCGACATTCCCTTGGTGCTGTCCATGGAATCCGACCCGGAAGTCATGCGCCACAGCACAGGCGTAAAGCCGGCCGATGAGGCAAGACGCCAGGAGCTGCTGGCTTGGCTGGATGAACCAGTGACGGACATAGGCCATTGGGCGGTCGAGGCGGACGGCATCGCCGTCGGGTGGGTCAGCCTGACGCCGCTCGGCACCACGGGCAGGCTCCAACTTGCGTACCGCCTTTGCCAGCCTGCGTGGGGCCGGGGCATCGCCACGCGAGCGGGCGCGCAGCTTTGCGACTATGTGTGGCAAAGGCTGGACGTCCCGAAGCTTGTCGCCGTGGTCTGGCCAGGCAATGAAGCGTCCATGCGCGTGCTGGAAAAGCTCGGATTTGCGTTCGTTGGGCGCGAGTGCCATTACGGTCGCGAGACCAATGTGTATGTGCTGTGCCGGCCTGGTTTGGCGTCTGGATGA
- a CDS encoding SDR family oxidoreductase — protein sequence MNRFEDKTVLVTGGTSGIGLAAAQAFAAEGARVIVTGRDSAALEKTRALLGAKALAIQNVVGAPEAPAALAAALAFAGVRLDAAFMNAGVARFAPLADATEAMWDDMFGTNVKGVYFQLQALDPLLNDGASIVLNGSINARIGMPATSIYAATKAALISLAKSLSAELLPRGIRVNVVSPGPVATPIYDKLGLDRAALEKTAAGIKAQIPLGRFGTPQEIAATVLHLAARESAFIVGTEIIADGGMSQL from the coding sequence ATGAACCGCTTCGAAGACAAAACCGTGCTGGTCACCGGCGGCACCAGCGGCATCGGCCTGGCCGCCGCCCAGGCCTTCGCCGCCGAGGGCGCCCGCGTCATCGTGACCGGCCGCGACAGCGCCGCGCTGGAGAAGACACGCGCCCTCCTCGGCGCCAAGGCGCTTGCCATCCAGAACGTCGTGGGCGCGCCCGAAGCCCCGGCCGCACTGGCCGCGGCCCTGGCCTTCGCGGGCGTACGCCTGGACGCCGCCTTCATGAACGCCGGCGTCGCCCGCTTCGCCCCGCTGGCCGATGCCACCGAAGCAATGTGGGACGACATGTTCGGCACCAACGTGAAAGGCGTGTATTTCCAGCTCCAGGCGCTGGACCCGCTGCTCAACGATGGCGCGTCCATCGTGCTCAACGGTTCCATCAACGCCCGCATCGGCATGCCGGCCACGTCGATCTACGCCGCCACCAAGGCCGCGCTCATTTCACTGGCCAAGTCCTTGTCCGCCGAACTGCTGCCGCGCGGCATCCGGGTCAACGTCGTCAGCCCCGGCCCCGTCGCCACGCCGATCTATGACAAACTGGGCCTGGACCGCGCCGCGCTGGAGAAGACCGCCGCCGGCATCAAGGCGCAGATCCCGCTGGGCCGCTTCGGCACCCCCCAGGAAATCGCGGCGACCGTATTGCACCTGGCCGCGCGCGAGTCCGCCTTCATCGTCGGCACGGAAATCATCGCGGACGGTGGAATGAGCCAGCTTTGA
- a CDS encoding DUF169 domain-containing protein translates to MEETRQETPLNWAALVDDLNRLLRLKTTVIGMKLYEHEADMAGVKGLRRPSATHTTDQIVGMAARLGWTVGITGDDLVGAQCRAVIGLGPQDEAWKRGEDYVGVWHATQADAQARQEALSCVPAGKYRAMVVSPLASGRLDPPDICLVYATPGQMIILINGLQWKNYRRFDFSVVGETACADSWGRALATGEPSLSLPCFAERRYGGVPDEEMLMALPPRYLPIAIEGMKALSANGLRYPIAPYGIQNDVRAGMGVSYAQAPRAQG, encoded by the coding sequence ATGGAAGAGACAAGGCAGGAAACCCCGCTGAACTGGGCGGCGCTGGTCGACGATCTGAACCGGCTGCTGCGGCTGAAGACCACGGTCATCGGCATGAAGCTCTACGAGCACGAGGCGGACATGGCGGGCGTGAAGGGCCTGCGGCGGCCCAGCGCCACCCATACCACCGACCAGATCGTCGGCATGGCGGCGCGGCTGGGCTGGACCGTGGGCATTACCGGGGACGACCTGGTCGGCGCGCAGTGCCGGGCCGTCATCGGGTTGGGGCCGCAGGACGAAGCCTGGAAGCGCGGCGAGGACTACGTGGGCGTGTGGCACGCGACGCAGGCGGACGCGCAGGCGCGGCAGGAGGCGCTGTCCTGTGTGCCCGCGGGCAAATATCGCGCCATGGTGGTGTCGCCCCTGGCGTCCGGCCGCCTCGATCCGCCCGACATCTGCCTGGTGTACGCAACGCCCGGCCAGATGATCATCCTGATCAACGGCCTGCAATGGAAGAACTACCGGCGCTTTGACTTCAGCGTGGTGGGCGAGACCGCCTGTGCGGATTCCTGGGGCCGGGCGCTGGCCACCGGCGAGCCCAGCCTGTCCTTGCCCTGTTTCGCCGAGCGCCGCTATGGCGGCGTGCCCGACGAAGAGATGCTGATGGCCTTGCCGCCGCGCTATCTGCCGATTGCCATCGAAGGCATGAAGGCGCTGTCGGCCAATGGCCTGCGCTATCCCATCGCGCCCTATGGCATCCAGAACGACGTGCGCGCGGGCATGGGCGTGAGCTACGCGCAGGCGCCCAGGGCTCAGGGTTGA
- a CDS encoding LysR family transcriptional regulator: MIDALTLDQLRMFAAVADTGSFRAAARRLARVQSAVSHAIANMEAQLGVPLFDRGGHRPVMTPQGQALLANARDILLRVDALRARAQGLGEGVELALSLAVDTLFPIEHAGAALVRMRAAYPSVAIRVSVLPLGGPVEALLDGTHTLGILAGEHFRHPRIAVQALGAVQMVAVVGAAHPLARLARTGAALSEADLADHLQIVQVDPSPLSEGRDFAVLSPQTCRVSGQDTKHALIRAGLGWGRLPFWQVERDLAEGRLLRVPAASLGRDSQIATETYLAHRIDRPLGPAARALAAALHAQAQP; encoded by the coding sequence ATGATCGACGCCCTCACCCTGGACCAATTGCGCATGTTCGCCGCCGTGGCGGACACGGGCAGCTTCCGCGCCGCGGCGCGCCGGCTGGCCCGCGTGCAATCGGCCGTCAGCCACGCCATTGCCAACATGGAGGCGCAGCTTGGCGTGCCGCTCTTTGACCGCGGCGGGCATCGCCCCGTCATGACGCCGCAGGGCCAGGCCCTGCTGGCCAATGCCCGCGACATCCTCCTGCGCGTGGACGCCCTGCGCGCCCGCGCGCAAGGGCTGGGCGAAGGCGTGGAACTGGCGCTGTCGCTGGCGGTGGATACGTTGTTCCCGATCGAACACGCGGGCGCAGCGCTGGTCCGGATGCGCGCGGCGTATCCCTCGGTCGCGATACGCGTGTCGGTGCTGCCCCTGGGCGGCCCGGTCGAGGCGCTGCTGGACGGCACGCACACCCTGGGCATCCTGGCCGGCGAACACTTCCGGCATCCCCGCATCGCCGTGCAGGCGCTGGGCGCGGTGCAGATGGTGGCGGTCGTCGGCGCCGCGCATCCGCTGGCGCGGTTGGCGCGCACCGGCGCCGCATTGTCGGAGGCCGACCTGGCGGATCATCTGCAGATCGTGCAGGTCGATCCGTCGCCCCTCTCCGAAGGCCGCGATTTCGCGGTCCTGTCGCCCCAGACCTGCCGCGTCAGCGGGCAGGACACCAAGCACGCGCTGATCCGCGCCGGGCTGGGTTGGGGCCGGCTGCCGTTCTGGCAGGTCGAGCGCGACCTGGCCGAGGGCCGCCTGCTGCGCGTCCCCGCCGCCAGCCTGGGGCGCGACAGCCAGATCGCCACCGAGACCTACCTCGCGCATCGCATCGACCGTCCGCTCGGCCCGGCGGCGCGCGCCCTTGCGGCGGCGCTGCACGCGCAGGCTCAACCCTGA
- a CDS encoding CynX/NimT family MFS transporter, translating to MEKVEFATASGPAAQVRWGAVAAVVGAGVVAALQVGKVIIAAPLLRKDMGLDLASIGTLTAVFSLLGMVGGIAAGGVIARFGARRMLILGLAATAFGTAAGALAPGYGVLLATRVLEGLGFLMITVAGPALLQRIVTGGRRDFAFALWSCYMPAGMAIAMLASQAFSDWHAYWWCAGLAAGVALAGVALLSPPTPGGGRLSWRGLRQDTADTLGAAGPALLALSFMLYSVMFFALFTFLPVLLMEALGLTLAAAGLYSALASAANVVGNLGAGVLLARGWRRSTLIACASAAMAAVALLIFGSALPAMPTFLLCVLFSAVGGLIPATLLGTAPLVAPRPALGAASVGLVMQGSNLGQVIGPVAVGGAIDRFGWTSASFIVAAAGLAGVAIAWRLRRVDGARL from the coding sequence ATGGAAAAAGTCGAATTCGCGACGGCAAGCGGTCCCGCGGCGCAGGTCCGCTGGGGCGCCGTGGCGGCCGTCGTCGGCGCGGGGGTGGTGGCGGCCCTGCAGGTCGGCAAAGTCATCATCGCGGCGCCGCTGCTGCGCAAGGACATGGGGCTGGACCTGGCGTCCATCGGCACCCTGACGGCGGTGTTCTCGCTTCTGGGCATGGTCGGGGGCATCGCGGCGGGCGGCGTGATCGCGCGCTTTGGCGCGCGGCGCATGCTGATCCTGGGGCTGGCCGCCACGGCTTTCGGCACGGCGGCGGGCGCGCTGGCGCCGGGTTACGGCGTGCTGCTGGCGACGCGGGTGCTCGAAGGGCTGGGCTTCCTGATGATCACGGTGGCAGGTCCCGCTTTGCTGCAGCGCATTGTCACGGGCGGCCGGCGCGACTTCGCCTTTGCGCTGTGGAGCTGCTACATGCCCGCCGGGATGGCGATTGCGATGCTGGCCTCGCAGGCGTTTTCCGATTGGCACGCCTACTGGTGGTGCGCGGGCCTCGCCGCGGGCGTGGCGCTTGCCGGCGTGGCCCTGCTGTCGCCGCCCACGCCGGGCGGGGGCAGGCTGTCCTGGCGCGGCCTGCGCCAGGACACCGCCGACACCCTGGGCGCCGCCGGTCCCGCGCTGCTGGCGCTGTCCTTCATGCTGTACAGCGTGATGTTCTTTGCGTTGTTCACCTTCCTGCCGGTGCTGCTCATGGAGGCGCTGGGATTGACGCTTGCCGCGGCCGGCCTGTACAGCGCGCTGGCCAGCGCCGCCAACGTGGTCGGCAACCTGGGCGCCGGGGTGCTGCTGGCGCGCGGCTGGCGGCGGTCCACGCTGATCGCCTGCGCCAGCGCGGCGATGGCGGCCGTGGCGCTGCTGATCTTCGGGTCCGCGCTGCCGGCCATGCCGACCTTTCTGTTGTGCGTGCTGTTCTCGGCGGTGGGCGGGCTGATTCCGGCCACGCTGCTGGGCACCGCGCCGCTGGTGGCGCCGCGCCCGGCGCTCGGCGCGGCGTCGGTGGGGCTGGTCATGCAGGGGAGCAACCTGGGGCAGGTGATCGGGCCGGTGGCGGTGGGCGGGGCCATCGACCGCTTTGGCTGGACGTCCGCGTCGTTCATCGTGGCGGCGGCGGGGCTGGCGGGCGTGGCCATCGCGTGGCGCCTGCGGCGGGTCGACGGCGCGCGGCTGTGA
- a CDS encoding HAD family phosphatase produces MHTSAPRLVIFDCDGVLIDSEIIAARAQSRALAEHGITITPEEAASRFAGIPDADMWRTLQAENGCALPEEFARQYADRLEHTFRAELRALPHVHETLTILRERGLDLCVASSSTPRKLEAALRMVGLWDAFAPHVFSTAQVAKGKPAPDVFLYAARQMRAAVLDCVVVEDSVPGVRAARAARMRAVGFVGASHNGPQQRQRLLDEGAFEVIDDLRRLPEII; encoded by the coding sequence ATGCATACGTCCGCCCCACGCCTGGTCATCTTCGATTGCGACGGCGTCCTTATCGATAGCGAAATCATTGCCGCCCGGGCCCAGTCCCGCGCGCTGGCCGAACATGGCATCACGATCACGCCCGAAGAAGCGGCGTCGCGCTTTGCCGGAATCCCGGATGCGGACATGTGGCGCACGCTGCAGGCGGAGAACGGCTGCGCGCTGCCCGAGGAATTCGCGCGCCAGTACGCCGACCGGCTGGAGCACACTTTTCGCGCTGAGCTGCGCGCCTTGCCGCACGTGCACGAAACCCTGACGATCCTGCGCGAACGCGGCCTGGACCTGTGCGTGGCCTCGAGCAGCACGCCGCGCAAGCTGGAGGCGGCGCTCAGGATGGTGGGACTGTGGGATGCGTTTGCGCCCCACGTGTTCAGCACGGCGCAGGTGGCCAAGGGCAAGCCGGCCCCGGACGTCTTTCTTTACGCCGCGCGGCAGATGCGGGCGGCGGTGCTGGATTGCGTGGTGGTCGAGGACAGCGTGCCCGGCGTGCGCGCCGCCCGCGCGGCGCGCATGCGGGCGGTGGGTTTCGTGGGCGCCTCGCACAACGGGCCGCAGCAGCGGCAGCGCTTGCTGGACGAGGGCGCTTTCGAGGTCATCGACGATCTGCGGCGGCTGCCGGAGATCATCTGA